From a region of the Candidatus Methylomirabilota bacterium genome:
- a CDS encoding heterodisulfide reductase-related iron-sulfur binding cluster, with product MPPYETPFRNTFWNVPDWAQFLLYVLSVVAIGAFALGLWQRVALWREGKPENRFDRAPERLRMLWRHGLVQARTLSQRYPGVMHALMFWGFGVLFLGTVLATIDYDITLPLGFKLLKGRFYLLYELSLDLFGLFFVVGLGLALFRRFGRRPKQLDPTPHFAFILALLLAINVTGFVIEACRLAVTQPWWGPWSPVGWALGRVFLAAGLTEPALRGLHLGTWIFHFAISFAFIALIPYSYFIHLITTPLNIFFAKLRPQGALQPIPNIEEAESLGVSRLEEFSWKRRLDFDACTMCGRCQAACPAYLAGTPLNPKQIILKLRGLMHAPNGRAIHGDTITAGELWACTTCNACVEACPAFIDILDTIVDLRRYLSLSEGALPSTAGASLQNMQRAGNPWGLAAADRLAWADGLDVPRLREGEEVEYLYWVGCSASYDRRNQSIARAVVTILKAAGVSFAVMPEEKCNGDAARRLGEEYTYQTLATENVENLKRYRFRRVITACPHCFNTIGNEYKQFGGDFEVRHHSVVIAELIREGRLTLTRPREELLTYHDSCYLGRFNGIFEAPRESLQAIPGIRLVEMARSRNKGLCCGGGGGHMWMEVRGERRINEIRVEEVLTTRATTVGTACPFCMAMVDLGRKVKGVEDTLQVKDIAELVAEALP from the coding sequence ATGCCGCCCTACGAGACCCCTTTCCGCAACACCTTCTGGAACGTCCCCGACTGGGCCCAGTTCCTTCTGTACGTCCTGTCGGTGGTGGCGATCGGCGCGTTCGCCCTCGGGCTCTGGCAGCGGGTGGCGCTGTGGCGGGAAGGCAAGCCGGAGAACCGGTTCGACCGCGCCCCCGAGCGCCTCCGGATGCTCTGGCGTCACGGCCTCGTTCAGGCGAGGACGCTCAGCCAGCGCTATCCCGGGGTCATGCACGCCCTGATGTTCTGGGGTTTCGGCGTGCTGTTCCTGGGGACGGTCCTCGCCACCATCGACTACGACATCACGCTCCCGCTCGGATTCAAGCTCCTCAAGGGACGCTTCTATCTCCTCTACGAGCTAAGCCTCGACCTCTTCGGGCTGTTCTTCGTCGTCGGCCTCGGCCTCGCCCTCTTCCGCCGGTTCGGCCGGCGCCCCAAGCAGCTCGACCCGACGCCCCACTTTGCGTTCATCCTGGCGCTCCTGCTCGCCATCAACGTCACCGGCTTCGTCATCGAGGCCTGCCGCCTCGCCGTCACCCAGCCCTGGTGGGGACCGTGGTCGCCGGTCGGCTGGGCCCTGGGGCGGGTCTTCCTGGCCGCCGGCCTGACCGAGCCCGCACTGCGCGGACTCCATCTCGGGACATGGATCTTCCACTTCGCCATCTCGTTCGCGTTCATCGCCCTGATCCCGTATTCCTACTTCATCCACCTCATCACGACGCCGCTGAACATCTTCTTCGCGAAGCTCCGGCCCCAGGGGGCGCTCCAGCCCATCCCGAACATCGAGGAGGCCGAGTCGCTCGGGGTCTCCCGGCTCGAGGAGTTCTCCTGGAAGCGGCGGCTCGACTTCGACGCCTGCACCATGTGCGGGCGCTGCCAGGCGGCCTGTCCCGCCTACCTGGCGGGGACGCCGCTGAATCCCAAGCAGATCATCCTCAAGCTCCGCGGGCTCATGCACGCGCCGAACGGGCGCGCGATTCACGGCGACACCATCACGGCCGGCGAGCTCTGGGCCTGCACGACCTGTAACGCCTGCGTCGAGGCCTGCCCGGCGTTCATCGACATCCTCGACACGATCGTCGACCTCCGGCGGTACCTCTCGCTGTCGGAGGGCGCCCTGCCGTCGACCGCCGGCGCGAGCCTTCAGAACATGCAGCGGGCCGGGAACCCCTGGGGCCTGGCGGCCGCCGACCGGCTCGCGTGGGCGGACGGACTGGACGTGCCCCGGCTCCGGGAGGGTGAAGAGGTCGAGTACCTCTACTGGGTCGGCTGCTCCGCGTCCTACGACCGGCGGAACCAGAGCATCGCGCGCGCGGTCGTGACGATCCTCAAGGCGGCCGGCGTCTCGTTCGCGGTGATGCCGGAGGAGAAGTGCAACGGCGACGCCGCCCGGCGGCTCGGGGAGGAATACACCTACCAGACGCTCGCCACCGAGAATGTCGAGAACCTCAAGCGCTATCGGTTCCGGCGGGTCATCACCGCCTGCCCGCACTGCTTCAACACCATCGGAAACGAGTACAAGCAGTTCGGGGGTGACTTCGAGGTGCGGCACCACTCGGTGGTGATCGCGGAGCTGATCCGCGAGGGGCGCCTCACTCTGACGCGGCCGCGCGAGGAGCTCCTGACCTACCACGACTCGTGCTACCTGGGGCGGTTCAACGGGATCTTCGAGGCCCCTCGCGAGAGCCTCCAGGCGATTCCGGGCATCAGGCTCGTCGAGATGGCTCGGAGCCGGAACAAGGGACTCTGCTGTGGCGGGGGCGGCGGGCACATGTGGATGGAGGTGCGCGGCGAGAGGCGGATCAACGAGATCCGGGTCGAGGAAGTCCTGACCACGCGGGCCACGACGGTCGGGACCGCCTGCCCGTTCTGCATGGCGATGGTGGACCTCGGGCGGAAGGTGAAGGGCGTGGAGGACACGCTCCAGGTGAAGGACATCGCCGAGCTCGTCGCGGAGGCCTTGCCGTGA